The genomic region GCCAGTGAGATAACAACTAACCCTAGGTCAATCAACATGACACCCGGTGTCGCTTGTCTGACTGCAATTAAATAGAATAATGGTAAGCTCAAGAGATAGGCCGCGCCATTGATACTGGCGACTTTTTGAATTTGGCGGAGGGCTTGTTGTGTCTGCTGGCCAAAATGACCGACTAGATCGACCTCGCGTAAAATTCGTTGGAGTTGGTACAACCCCCAAAGTACCAGGATCAATGACCCATAAACCAAGAGAACGACCAACCACAAGCCACCCGGAATTTGGGGGAAGTTCTGCGCAATTTTATGCGTTAACCGTGGCCCAATCAACCCGATAAAGATTAGCGGTAAGCTGGCTAAGCCACAAACTAATTTCAAAAATAGGATTTGAATTTTCATGTCACTCACCTCCTCTTTAATTTAAGCGATTCACACCAAATAAACAATTTAAACGCCGCGCCTTTATCCAAAAATTAAGAAACAAAAAAAGCGGCTGATCCACAGGACCAACCGCTAAGTCGTGTTAACCGACGTTTAGAATATACATAAAGATTACGAATACGAAAAAGAGCACGTACATAATTGGATGAATTTCCTTACGACGACCAGCCGTAATCATCGTGATTGGGTAAACGATAAACCCTAAAGCAATCCCATCTGAAATACTGTAAGTTAAAGGCATCCCCAAAACGATTAAGAAAGCTGGAATCGCGATTTCCAATTTTTCCCAGTCAATTTTCTTCAATGATTGCGCCATTAACACCCCAACAATTACTAAAGCCGGCGCCGTTACTTGTGACGTCACCACCGTTAAAAGTGGTGAGAAGAATAAACTGAAGACGAATAAAATCCCGGTAACCACTGCTGTTAAACCAGTCCGACCACCAACGGCAATCCCGGCTGATGATTCGACGAAGGCCCCAACAGGTGATGTCCCCAAGAGTGAACCAGCCAACATTGCTGAAGAATCTGACATCAAGGCTTTCCCAACACGTGGCATCTTGTTGTCCTTCATGAAACCAGCTTGTTCAGCTAAACCAACCAATGTGCCCGCTGTATCGAAGAACGTCACTAATAAGAACGTCAAGACAACCACCCACATTTGAACCGTATTAATATCCCCAACATGATTCAAACCAGCTAGGAATGTTGGTTTTAAACTAGGTGCGGCAGCGACAAAATGAGTTGGTAACTTAATTAAACCCGTTACGGCCCCTAAAATAGAAGTTAAGACCATTCCAATAAAAATCGCACCTGGTACTTTTTTAACCATTAAAATAATTGTAATAATCAAGCCAAAAACTGTTAACCAAGTCGTGCCTTGTGAGAAGTCCCCAAGACCCACGACTGTTGATTTATTGGCGACGATTAAACCACCGCCATGTAAGCCGATAAAAGCCACAAACATCCCAATCCCGGCCGAAATTGCTAATTTAAGATCGCGCGGAATCGCATCAATAATGATTTCACGTAATTTAAAAATAGTGATTACCATGAAAATCAATGAAGCGACAAACACACCTGCGAGTGCCGTTTGCCATGAAACACCCATCCCAATGACTACTGAATAACTAAAAAACGCGTTAATCCCAAGTGCGGGAGCTGTTGCGATTGGATATTTAGCGTACAAGCCCATCAAGAAACACCCGATGGCACTGGCTAAAGCAGTCGCCGCGAAAACGGCCCCTTTATCCATCCCTGAAGCACCCAAAACGCTTGGATTAACAAATAAAATGTAAACCATTGAAATAAACGTGGTGAATCCGGCTAGAATTTCCCGTTGGACCGTTGAATGTTGTTCTTCGATACCGAAGAAACGACTTACTTTTTCCATAATAACTCCTCTAAAACAACTAATTTTCCCACTATCTTTTTAGTGGTAATGTGTGTATAATACTGACTGGTGCCAAACCCATGAGAATGAAAGTTTGTTGGCGCGTTTAACGACGCGTTTCGAAAACGAACTTTGCATTCTCTTTTTTTGTACCCTTTTTT from Latilactobacillus sakei subsp. sakei DSM 20017 = JCM 1157 harbors:
- a CDS encoding DUF2975 domain-containing protein, with translation MKIQILFLKLVCGLASLPLIFIGLIGPRLTHKIAQNFPQIPGGLWLVVLLVYGSLILVLWGLYQLQRILREVDLVGHFGQQTQQALRQIQKVASINGAAYLLSLPLFYLIAVRQATPGVMLIDLGLVVISLAIAITANLFRNLMHPAIIVEK
- a CDS encoding NCS2 family permease; amino-acid sequence: MEKVSRFFGIEEQHSTVQREILAGFTTFISMVYILFVNPSVLGASGMDKGAVFAATALASAIGCFLMGLYAKYPIATAPALGINAFFSYSVVIGMGVSWQTALAGVFVASLIFMVITIFKLREIIIDAIPRDLKLAISAGIGMFVAFIGLHGGGLIVANKSTVVGLGDFSQGTTWLTVFGLIITIILMVKKVPGAIFIGMVLTSILGAVTGLIKLPTHFVAAAPSLKPTFLAGLNHVGDINTVQMWVVVLTFLLVTFFDTAGTLVGLAEQAGFMKDNKMPRVGKALMSDSSAMLAGSLLGTSPVGAFVESSAGIAVGGRTGLTAVVTGILFVFSLFFSPLLTVVTSQVTAPALVIVGVLMAQSLKKIDWEKLEIAIPAFLIVLGMPLTYSISDGIALGFIVYPITMITAGRRKEIHPIMYVLFFVFVIFMYILNVG